Proteins encoded by one window of Bacillus rossius redtenbacheri isolate Brsri chromosome 14, Brsri_v3, whole genome shotgun sequence:
- the LOC134539013 gene encoding putative small proline-rich protein 5, with product MCAPPTSTVCPAYLYSVPHLPLHCAPPNSTVCPAYLYSVPHLPLQCAPPTSTVCPTYHYSVPRLPLQCAPPTTTVCPAYHYSVPRLPLQCASPTTTVCPAYHYSVQSFRRYHAI from the coding sequence atgtgcgccCCGCCTACCTCTACAGTGTGCCCCGCCTACCTCTATAGTGTGCCCCACCTACCACTACATTGTGCCCCGCCTAACTCTACAGTGTGCCCCGCCTACCTCTACAGTGTGCCCCACCTACCTCTACAGTGTGCCCCGCCTACCTCTACAGTGTGCCCCACCTACCACTACAGTGTGCCCCGCCTACCTCTACAGTGTGCCCCGCCTACCACTACAGTGTGCCCCGCCTACCACTACAGTGTGCCCCGCCTACCTCTACAGTGTGCCTCGCCTACCACTACAGTATGCCCCGCCTACCactacagtgtgcagagcttcagaagatatcacgcgatttga